From Acidobacteriota bacterium:
CCCCGGTGGAAGACGGCTCCACCCTGGAGGCCAACGCGCGCAAGAAGGCCCTGCACTACAGTCGGCTGGTCCGCCACCTGGTGATGGCCGACGACAGCGGGCTGGAAGTCGAGGCCCTGGGTGGCCAGCCGGGGGTGCGCTCGGCCCGCATCTGCGGCCCCTCGGCCACCGACCTCGACCGCATGCGCTGGATCCTTTCCCAGCTCGAGAACGTGCCCTGGGAGGATCGGGGCGCCCGTTTCCGCTGCGTGATCGCCTTTGCGCTGCGGGGAGAGATTCTCGCCAGCTTCGAGGGCGAGGTGGAAGGGCGGATCACCTTCGAGCCCGAGGGCTCCGCGGGGTTCGGCTATGACCCGATCTTCTACTACCCGCCGATGGACATGACCTTCGCCGAGATGACGGCCGCCGAAAAGGACCGGGTATCCCACCGGGGCCAGGCCCTCGAGCGGGCCCTGGGCTGGCTCGAGGATCTCGCCCGCCACCTGGAAGCGAAATCGAAATCTCGCCAGACTCGCCAAAAAAGAGCCGCACGGCGGGAGGGGCCTTGACAGGGTCCTGATTCTTGCCTAGTCTTGGCGCCGCTCAGAGGGGAGCCGGCTCGGTGGTTTCGCGTTTCTCTTGCTTGCGCGACCGGGCGGGTCGGCATACAATCCTCAGCGGTGAGTTCGATGGCAGGAAGGCGGCCGGGCCGCAAGCCTGCCG
This genomic window contains:
- the rdgB gene encoding RdgB/HAM1 family non-canonical purine NTP pyrophosphatase — encoded protein: MSGGTRRGGLRLCLATRNPGKVRELASLLEESPWQVMGPEVLEELEAPVEDGSTLEANARKKALHYSRLVRHLVMADDSGLEVEALGGQPGVRSARICGPSATDLDRMRWILSQLENVPWEDRGARFRCVIAFALRGEILASFEGEVEGRITFEPEGSAGFGYDPIFYYPPMDMTFAEMTAAEKDRVSHRGQALERALGWLEDLARHLEAKSKSRQTRQKRAARREGP